From a single Pseudomonas serboccidentalis genomic region:
- a CDS encoding zinc ABC transporter substrate-binding protein, whose protein sequence is MSRLFSVFVAFVASFLLIGSAQAEVKVLTSIKPLQLIATAVQDGVAIPEVLLPPGASPHNYALRPSDVRKVQSVDLLYWIGPDMEGFLPRVLNGRTLPSVAVQDLPGMKLRRFAEDSHSHAEEADEHDHDHRPGTLDAHLWLSPVNARVIADKMAADLSAADPANAERYQSNAKAFDGRLDALDARLKKRLAGIEGKPYFVFHEAFDYFEEAYGLKHAGVFSVAAEVQPGAQHVAAMRKRLQEVGKTCVFSEPPLRPRLAETLVAGLPVKLAELDALGGYTPATAQGYEQVLEKLGNDLAGCLESL, encoded by the coding sequence GTGTCCCGACTTTTTTCTGTTTTTGTGGCGTTTGTCGCCAGTTTTCTGCTGATCGGTTCGGCTCAGGCCGAGGTCAAGGTCCTCACCAGCATCAAACCGTTGCAGTTGATCGCCACCGCAGTGCAGGACGGCGTGGCCATTCCCGAAGTGCTATTGCCGCCGGGCGCTTCGCCGCATAACTACGCGTTGCGCCCGTCCGACGTGCGCAAAGTGCAATCGGTGGACCTGCTGTACTGGATCGGCCCGGACATGGAAGGTTTCCTGCCTCGCGTGCTGAACGGTCGGACCCTGCCGAGCGTCGCCGTGCAGGATCTACCAGGCATGAAGCTGCGCCGCTTTGCCGAAGACAGCCACTCCCACGCCGAAGAGGCCGACGAGCATGATCACGATCACCGCCCGGGTACCCTGGATGCGCATTTGTGGCTATCGCCGGTCAACGCGCGGGTAATTGCCGACAAAATGGCCGCGGACCTCAGCGCTGCTGATCCGGCCAACGCCGAGCGCTATCAGAGCAACGCCAAGGCGTTCGATGGACGCCTCGATGCACTGGATGCACGTTTGAAGAAGCGTCTGGCCGGTATTGAAGGCAAGCCGTACTTCGTGTTCCACGAGGCCTTCGATTACTTCGAGGAGGCTTACGGCCTGAAGCACGCTGGTGTGTTCAGCGTGGCCGCCGAAGTGCAGCCGGGCGCGCAGCATGTCGCGGCAATGCGCAAACGCCTGCAGGAAGTGGGCAAGACCTGTGTGTTCAGCGAACCGCCGTTGCGCCCGCGCCTGGCGGAGACGCTGGTGGCTGGGCTACCGGTGAAGCTGGCGGAACTGGATGCGTTGGGCGGGTACACCCCGGCGACGGCTCAGGGCTATGAGCAGGTGCTGGAAAAGCTCGGCAATGATCTGGCGGGATGCCTGGAATCTCTGTAA
- a CDS encoding c-type cytochrome: MTKWLLAAGVLIPLYSAQATQEPEAVYNRVCGACHSGQLPMAPERGDQEAWTPRLAKGMETLVQHVTQGFKAMPPRGLCMDCSAEDYQAIILWMSESKPGP, translated from the coding sequence ATGACGAAATGGCTGCTGGCTGCCGGAGTCCTGATACCGCTTTACAGCGCACAGGCTACACAGGAACCGGAAGCCGTGTACAACCGTGTTTGTGGTGCCTGTCATTCCGGCCAACTACCCATGGCGCCCGAAAGAGGCGATCAGGAAGCTTGGACGCCGAGGTTGGCGAAAGGTATGGAGACGCTGGTGCAACACGTGACCCAGGGTTTCAAGGCGATGCCGCCGCGTGGTTTGTGCATGGACTGCAGTGCCGAGGATTACCAGGCCATCATCCTTTGGATGAGCGAGAGTAAACCCGGTCCATAA
- a CDS encoding DUF2782 domain-containing protein, with amino-acid sequence MRTLNRLLLVSLIAVSPLAAMAADDAPSAEPEVTIRTEGDQTIQEYRQNGFLYAIKVTKKGFPPYFLVRADGTDANFIRSDQPDMLIPAWKIFEWK; translated from the coding sequence ATGCGTACGTTAAATCGCTTGCTGCTGGTCAGTTTGATTGCTGTCTCACCGCTGGCCGCGATGGCGGCGGATGATGCGCCGTCGGCGGAGCCGGAAGTTACCATCCGTACCGAGGGTGACCAAACCATCCAGGAGTACCGTCAGAACGGTTTCCTGTATGCGATCAAGGTCACCAAGAAAGGATTCCCGCCCTATTTTCTGGTGCGTGCGGACGGTACCGATGCAAACTTCATCCGTTCTGATCAGCCGGATATGTTGATTCCGGCATGGAAGATTTTCGAATGGAAGTAG
- a CDS encoding PA5502 family lipoprotein, whose amino-acid sequence MKPFASRYLLLVAFSVLLGACQSTPPVAEVPDARATAIAQLEQSLASSELATAEDQLAALQAQNPNDHSLEQYQRQLAEAYLRRSQIVLQKGDVNAAATALSRARALMPKAPALTGGVNGAITEARKAELEKAEAALLAAEARPKAKVIDPTAESTTIALNINDSRKLRRQLDAIAADVVNYECAVSIQAPRTHDYPWLATLLTKRVKKLNPDFDLQIEKQILRTVPAQMVLSPRKP is encoded by the coding sequence ATGAAGCCGTTCGCCTCCCGTTATCTGCTCCTTGTCGCATTTTCCGTGCTGCTGGGCGCCTGCCAAAGCACGCCGCCGGTGGCCGAAGTCCCCGACGCGCGGGCCACGGCCATCGCACAGCTGGAGCAAAGCCTGGCCAGTAGCGAACTGGCCACCGCTGAAGACCAATTGGCCGCCTTGCAGGCACAGAACCCCAACGATCATTCCCTTGAGCAATACCAGCGCCAGTTGGCCGAAGCCTATCTGCGCCGCAGTCAGATCGTGTTGCAAAAAGGTGATGTGAACGCCGCAGCCACCGCGCTGAGCCGTGCCCGCGCCCTGATGCCCAAAGCCCCGGCGCTGACCGGTGGGGTCAACGGCGCCATCACTGAAGCCCGTAAAGCCGAGCTGGAAAAAGCCGAAGCGGCGCTGCTGGCGGCCGAAGCCAGACCGAAAGCCAAGGTGATCGATCCGACCGCCGAGAGCACCACTATTGCGCTGAACATCAACGATAGCCGCAAACTTCGCCGGCAACTGGATGCGATCGCCGCCGATGTAGTGAATTACGAGTGTGCCGTCAGCATTCAGGCACCGCGCACCCACGATTATCCTTGGCTGGCGACGTTGCTGACCAAGCGGGTGAAGAAACTCAATCCGGATTTCGACCTGCAGATCGAAAAGCAGATCCTGCGCACGGTGCCGGCGCAGATGGTCTTGAGCCCTCGTAAACCGTAA
- a CDS encoding Fur family transcriptional regulator, with product MPITPIASRPHDHSHCVHSALTEADALCSQKGLRLTALRRRVLELVWQSHKPLGAYDILAVLSEQDGRRAAPPTVYRALDFLLENGLVHRISSLNAFVGCVHPEHAHQGQFLICRDCHAAIELEQKAISDAIIQSAKDVGFIVEAQTVEVVGLCAGCQGA from the coding sequence ATGCCTATTACACCGATTGCCAGCCGTCCCCACGACCACTCTCATTGCGTGCACAGCGCACTGACCGAGGCCGATGCCTTGTGCTCCCAGAAAGGCCTGCGCCTGACTGCGTTGCGCCGGCGGGTGCTGGAACTGGTGTGGCAGAGCCACAAGCCGCTGGGCGCCTACGACATTCTCGCGGTACTCAGCGAGCAGGACGGCCGCCGCGCTGCGCCGCCGACCGTGTACCGCGCACTGGATTTTCTCCTGGAAAACGGCCTGGTACACCGCATCTCTTCGCTCAACGCCTTTGTCGGATGCGTGCATCCCGAGCATGCGCATCAGGGCCAGTTCCTGATCTGCCGCGACTGCCACGCCGCCATCGAGCTGGAACAGAAAGCCATCAGCGACGCGATTATCCAAAGCGCCAAAGACGTTGGTTTCATCGTCGAAGCGCAGACCGTCGAAGTGGTCGGCCTGTGCGCCGGTTGCCAGGGGGCTTGA
- the yihA gene encoding ribosome biogenesis GTP-binding protein YihA/YsxC produces the protein MQLKNPILGLCQQSTFMLSAAKVDQCPDDEGFEVAFAGRSNAGKSSALNTLTHASLARTSKTPGRTQLLNFFKLDDERRLVDLPGYGYAKVPIPLKQHWQRHLEAYLGGRESLKGLILMMDIRHPMTDFDLLMLDWAVAAGMPMHILLTKADKLTYGAAKNTLLKVQSEIRKGWGDLVTIQLFSAPKRMGLEEAYTVLAGWMELADKGAELPAE, from the coding sequence ATGCAACTCAAGAATCCCATCCTCGGCCTGTGCCAACAGTCCACGTTTATGCTCAGTGCCGCCAAAGTCGATCAATGCCCTGACGACGAAGGCTTCGAAGTGGCGTTCGCCGGTCGTTCCAACGCCGGTAAATCCAGCGCGCTGAACACCCTGACTCACGCCAGCCTGGCGCGCACCTCGAAAACCCCGGGTCGCACACAGCTGTTGAACTTCTTCAAGCTAGACGATGAACGGCGTCTGGTCGACCTTCCGGGCTACGGTTATGCAAAAGTACCGATCCCGCTCAAGCAACACTGGCAGCGTCACCTTGAGGCTTACCTCGGTGGCCGGGAGAGTTTGAAGGGTTTGATTCTGATGATGGACATCCGTCATCCAATGACCGACTTCGACCTGCTGATGCTCGACTGGGCCGTTGCGGCCGGCATGCCGATGCACATTCTGCTGACCAAGGCCGACAAGCTGACCTACGGCGCAGCCAAGAACACGCTGCTGAAAGTGCAGTCGGAAATTCGCAAGGGCTGGGGTGATCTGGTGACGATCCAGTTGTTCTCCGCACCAAAACGCATGGGGCTGGAAGAGGCCTACACTGTGTTGGCAGGCTGGATGGAACTGGCTGATAAAGGCGCTGAATTGCCTGCTGAGTAA
- the znuB gene encoding zinc ABC transporter permease subunit ZnuB, translating into MADFLLYALLAGLALAVVAGPLGSFVVWRRMAYFGDTLSHAALLGVALGFLLDVSPTVAVTVGCLLLAVLLVTLQQRQPLASDTLLGILAPSTLSLGLVVLSFMHEVRIDLMAYLFGDLLAISPTDLAWILGGSAAVLVLLVTLWRPLLAITVHEELARVEGLPVAGLRMALMLLIAVVIAVAMKIVGVLLITSLLIIPAAAAQRHARSPEQMALGASLLGMLAVCGGLALSWFKDTPAGPSIVVTAAALFLLSFVLPRRGV; encoded by the coding sequence ATGGCTGATTTTCTGTTGTATGCCCTGCTTGCAGGTCTGGCCCTGGCGGTGGTCGCCGGGCCTTTGGGCTCATTTGTGGTCTGGCGGCGCATGGCCTATTTCGGTGACACCCTGTCCCACGCCGCGCTGCTTGGCGTGGCGCTGGGCTTTCTGCTGGATGTCAGCCCGACCGTTGCGGTGACGGTCGGCTGCTTGCTGCTGGCAGTACTGCTGGTGACGTTGCAACAGCGTCAACCGCTGGCGTCCGATACGTTGTTGGGAATTCTCGCACCGAGCACGCTCTCTCTCGGGCTGGTGGTACTAAGCTTCATGCATGAAGTGCGGATTGACCTGATGGCCTATCTGTTCGGCGACCTGCTGGCGATCAGCCCGACCGATCTGGCGTGGATCCTCGGCGGCAGCGCGGCGGTGCTGGTGTTGCTGGTGACGCTGTGGCGACCGCTGCTGGCGATCACCGTGCATGAAGAGCTGGCCAGGGTCGAAGGCCTGCCAGTGGCGGGTCTGCGCATGGCGCTGATGCTGTTGATCGCGGTGGTGATCGCGGTGGCGATGAAAATCGTCGGTGTGTTGCTGATTACCTCGCTGTTGATCATCCCGGCGGCTGCGGCACAGCGTCACGCCCGCTCGCCGGAGCAGATGGCCCTGGGCGCGAGCCTGCTGGGCATGCTCGCCGTGTGTGGCGGGTTGGCGCTGTCATGGTTCAAGGACACCCCGGCGGGGCCGTCTATCGTTGTGACGGCGGCCGCACTGTTTCTGCTGAGTTTTGTTCTGCCCCGTCGAGGGGTGTAG
- a CDS encoding c-type cytochrome, which produces MNKLIVSLLLTVGISGMAHAAGDAAAGQAKAAVCGACHGPDGNSMAPNFPKLAGQGERYLTKQLHDTKSGKRTVLEMTGLLTNLSDQDLADIAAYFASQKGSVGAADPKIVARGEALFRGGNLEKGLPACTGCHSPNGAGNAAAGFPHLGGQHAQYIAKQLTDFRKEDPAAGRSNDGDAMTMRTIARKLSDEDIAAVASYIQGLH; this is translated from the coding sequence ATGAACAAATTGATCGTGAGTCTGCTGTTGACCGTGGGAATCTCCGGCATGGCCCATGCTGCAGGTGATGCAGCCGCCGGCCAGGCAAAAGCTGCCGTATGCGGAGCCTGCCATGGCCCGGACGGGAACAGCATGGCACCAAACTTCCCGAAACTGGCCGGTCAAGGTGAACGCTACCTGACCAAGCAACTGCACGACACCAAGTCGGGCAAGCGCACCGTTCTGGAAATGACGGGCCTGCTGACCAACCTGAGCGATCAGGATCTGGCCGACATCGCTGCCTACTTCGCCAGCCAGAAAGGCAGCGTCGGCGCAGCTGATCCAAAAATCGTCGCCCGTGGTGAAGCGCTGTTCCGTGGCGGCAATCTGGAAAAAGGCCTGCCAGCCTGCACCGGCTGCCACTCGCCGAACGGGGCCGGCAACGCCGCCGCCGGCTTCCCGCATCTGGGTGGCCAACACGCTCAATACATCGCCAAACAACTGACCGACTTCCGCAAGGAAGACCCGGCCGCCGGTCGCAGCAACGACGGCGACGCCATGACCATGCGCACCATCGCGCGCAAACTGAGCGACGAAGACATCGCCGCGGTCGCCAGCTACATTCAAGGTCTGCACTAA
- the polA gene encoding DNA polymerase I has product MSQAPLVLVDGSSYLYRAFHALPPLTTSKGLPTGAVKGVLNMLKSLRKQYPDSPFAVVFDAKGGTFRDEMYAEYKANRPSMPDDMRVQIEPLHQSVIALGFPLLCVEGVEADDVIGTLARSSAAADRPVIISTGDKDMAQLVDGHITLVNTMSGSSMDVEGVKEKFGVAPEQIIDYLALMGDSSDNIPGVPGIGPKTASGLLVGVNGGLTELYAQLDIVPTLPIRGAKTLPAKLEEHKEMAFLSYQLATIKVDVPLDIGLDDLRMGPEDPAKLYELYTLLEFKSWLNDLDRDAKRQELSAATELTPPDDLFSAPAAEAPAAPAEAAYETILDQARFDVWLEKLHNAKLFAFDTETTGIDAQQAQLVGLSFAVQANEAAYIPLTHSYIGVPEQLDRDTVLRALKPILEDPNKLKVGQHAKFDMNILANCAIGGDQSQGINVRGIAFDTMLESYVLNSTATRHDMDSLAQKYLDHTTVSFQDIAGKGAKQLTFDQIALEQAGPYAAEDADITLRLHQTLFEKLSAIPSLASVLTDIEIPLVPVLARIERQGAFVDAELLGIQSIELGNKMVALEREAFEIAGEEFNLGSPKQLGVILYEKLGLPVLKKTAKGQPSTAEEVLAKLAEDDHRLPKVLMEHRSMSKLKSTYTDRLPEQINPRTGRIHTSYHQAVASTGRLSSSDPNLQNIPVRTAEGRRIRQAFVAPKGYKLLAADYSQIELRIMAHLSKDEGLMNAFRNNLDVHTATAAEVFKVELDEVTSDQRRGAKAINFGLIYGMGAQKLGKDIGVDTKTAKAYIDTYFARYPGVREYMERTRKQAADQGYVETFFGRRLYLPEINSNKPQERAAAERTAINAPMQGTAADIIKKAMVAVDNWLASSGLDAKVILQVHDELVLEVREDLVDQVSQEIRLHMSEAAKLDVPLLVEVGVGNNWDEAH; this is encoded by the coding sequence ATGAGCCAAGCCCCCCTCGTCCTGGTGGACGGTTCGTCTTACCTGTACCGCGCTTTCCACGCACTGCCACCGCTGACCACCTCCAAAGGCCTGCCCACCGGCGCGGTCAAAGGTGTGCTGAACATGCTCAAGAGTCTGCGCAAGCAGTACCCGGACAGCCCGTTCGCCGTGGTCTTCGACGCCAAGGGTGGGACATTCCGCGATGAGATGTACGCCGAATACAAGGCCAACCGTCCCAGCATGCCCGACGACATGCGTGTGCAGATCGAGCCGCTGCATCAGAGCGTGATCGCCCTCGGCTTCCCGCTGCTGTGCGTGGAAGGCGTCGAGGCTGACGACGTGATCGGCACCCTGGCGCGCAGCAGCGCGGCGGCGGATCGCCCGGTGATCATCTCCACCGGCGACAAGGACATGGCGCAACTGGTCGACGGCCACATTACCTTGGTCAACACCATGTCCGGTAGCTCGATGGACGTGGAGGGCGTGAAGGAGAAATTCGGCGTCGCTCCGGAGCAGATCATCGATTATCTGGCGCTGATGGGCGACTCTTCCGACAACATCCCGGGCGTTCCCGGCATCGGCCCGAAGACTGCGTCCGGCCTGCTGGTGGGCGTCAACGGCGGCCTGACCGAGCTCTACGCGCAGCTCGACATCGTGCCGACCCTGCCGATTCGCGGGGCCAAGACCCTGCCGGCCAAGCTCGAAGAGCACAAGGAGATGGCGTTCCTCTCCTATCAACTGGCGACCATCAAGGTCGACGTGCCGCTGGACATCGGCCTCGACGACCTGCGCATGGGCCCGGAAGACCCGGCCAAACTCTACGAGCTCTACACCCTGCTGGAATTCAAGAGCTGGCTGAATGATCTGGATCGCGACGCCAAGCGCCAGGAACTGAGCGCAGCCACCGAGCTCACGCCGCCCGACGATCTGTTCAGCGCGCCAGCAGCAGAAGCCCCTGCAGCGCCTGCTGAAGCCGCGTACGAAACCATCCTCGATCAAGCGCGCTTCGACGTCTGGCTGGAAAAACTGCACAACGCCAAACTGTTCGCCTTCGACACCGAAACCACCGGCATCGACGCGCAACAGGCACAGTTGGTCGGCCTCTCATTTGCAGTGCAGGCCAACGAAGCGGCGTACATCCCGCTGACCCACTCCTACATCGGCGTGCCGGAGCAGCTGGATCGCGACACCGTGCTGCGCGCGCTCAAGCCGATTCTGGAAGACCCGAACAAACTCAAGGTCGGTCAGCACGCCAAGTTCGACATGAACATTCTGGCCAACTGCGCCATCGGCGGCGATCAAAGCCAGGGCATCAACGTGCGCGGCATCGCCTTCGACACGATGCTTGAGTCGTACGTGCTCAACTCCACCGCCACCCGCCACGACATGGACAGCCTCGCGCAGAAGTACCTGGACCACACCACCGTGAGCTTCCAGGACATCGCCGGTAAAGGCGCCAAGCAACTGACCTTCGACCAGATCGCCCTGGAACAGGCCGGGCCGTACGCCGCCGAAGACGCCGACATCACCTTGCGTCTGCACCAGACCCTGTTCGAAAAGCTCAGCGCGATCCCGAGCCTGGCCAGCGTGCTGACCGATATCGAAATCCCGCTGGTGCCGGTGCTGGCACGCATCGAGCGCCAGGGCGCGTTCGTCGACGCTGAACTGCTCGGTATCCAGAGCATTGAACTGGGCAACAAGATGGTCGCGCTGGAGCGCGAAGCGTTCGAGATCGCCGGAGAAGAGTTCAACCTCGGCTCACCGAAGCAATTGGGCGTGATCCTCTACGAAAAACTCGGCCTGCCGGTGCTGAAGAAAACCGCCAAGGGCCAGCCATCGACCGCCGAGGAAGTGTTGGCGAAACTCGCCGAGGACGATCACCGCTTGCCGAAAGTGCTGATGGAGCACCGCTCCATGAGCAAGCTGAAGAGCACCTACACCGATCGCCTGCCGGAGCAGATCAACCCGCGCACCGGGCGCATCCACACCTCGTATCATCAGGCCGTGGCGTCCACCGGTCGCTTGTCCTCCAGCGATCCGAACCTGCAGAACATTCCGGTGCGCACCGCTGAAGGCCGGCGCATCCGCCAAGCCTTCGTGGCACCAAAAGGCTACAAACTGCTGGCCGCGGACTACTCGCAGATCGAACTGCGGATCATGGCCCACCTGTCCAAAGACGAAGGCCTGATGAACGCCTTCCGCAACAACCTGGACGTGCACACCGCGACCGCCGCCGAAGTGTTCAAGGTCGAGCTCGACGAAGTGACTTCCGATCAGCGCCGTGGCGCCAAGGCGATCAACTTCGGCCTGATCTACGGCATGGGCGCGCAAAAGCTCGGCAAGGACATCGGCGTCGACACCAAGACCGCCAAGGCCTACATCGACACCTATTTCGCCCGCTACCCGGGCGTGCGCGAATACATGGAGCGCACCCGCAAGCAGGCGGCCGATCAGGGCTACGTCGAGACGTTCTTCGGCCGTCGCCTGTACCTGCCGGAAATCAATTCGAACAAGCCGCAGGAGCGCGCCGCCGCCGAACGCACGGCGATCAACGCGCCGATGCAGGGCACCGCGGCGGACATCATCAAGAAAGCCATGGTGGCGGTGGATAACTGGCTGGCTTCGTCCGGACTGGACGCCAAAGTCATCCTGCAGGTGCACGACGAACTGGTGCTGGAAGTTCGCGAGGATCTGGTCGATCAGGTGAGCCAGGAAATCCGCCTGCACATGAGCGAAGCGGCGAAACTGGACGTGCCGCTGCTGGTGGAAGTCGGCGTCGGCAACAACTGGGATGAAGCTCACTAA
- a CDS encoding thiol:disulfide interchange protein DsbA/DsbL, whose protein sequence is MRNLIISAALVAASLFGVTAQAAEAPAAPYVELANPVPVAEPGKIEVVELFWYGCPHCYAFEPVINPWVEKLPSDVNFVRIPAMFGGPWDAHGQMFLTLEAMGVEHKVHNAVFNAIQKEHKKLTDKNDMADFLATQGVDKDKFLATFDSFAIKGQIVKARELAKKYEITGVPTMIVNGKYRFDIGSAGGAEQALKLADDLVAKERAANKAAAN, encoded by the coding sequence ATGCGTAATCTGATCATCAGCGCCGCTCTCGTCGCTGCCAGCCTGTTCGGCGTGACCGCCCAGGCCGCCGAAGCACCGGCCGCCCCTTACGTCGAACTGGCCAACCCGGTACCGGTTGCAGAGCCTGGCAAGATCGAAGTGGTCGAGCTGTTCTGGTACGGCTGCCCGCATTGCTACGCCTTTGAGCCAGTGATCAACCCTTGGGTTGAGAAACTGCCATCCGACGTCAACTTCGTGCGTATTCCAGCCATGTTCGGTGGCCCATGGGACGCTCACGGCCAGATGTTCCTGACCCTCGAAGCCATGGGTGTCGAGCACAAGGTTCACAACGCCGTATTCAATGCGATTCAGAAAGAACACAAGAAGCTGACTGACAAGAACGACATGGCTGACTTCCTCGCCACCCAAGGCGTGGACAAGGACAAGTTCCTCGCCACCTTCGACTCTTTCGCCATCAAAGGTCAGATCGTCAAGGCGCGTGAACTGGCCAAGAAGTATGAAATCACGGGCGTGCCAACCATGATCGTCAACGGCAAGTACCGCTTCGATATCGGCTCCGCCGGTGGTGCCGAGCAAGCGCTGAAACTGGCTGACGACCTGGTAGCCAAAGAGCGAGCAGCCAACAAGGCAGCTGCCAACTAA
- the znuC gene encoding zinc ABC transporter ATP-binding protein ZnuC, with amino-acid sequence MSNPLIRLQHVAVTFAGQAVLDNIELSVEPGQIVTLIGPNGAGKTTLVRAVLGLLKPDSGSVWRKPKLRVGYMPQKLHVDPTLPLSVLRFLRLVPGVDRPRALAALKEVGAEHVIDSPVQSVSGGEMQRVLLARALLREPELLVLDEPVQGVDVAGQAELYSLITRLRDRHGCGVLMVSHDLHLVMSTTDQVVCLNRHVCCSGHPEQVSGDPAFVELFGKNAPSLAIYHHHHDHAHDLHGSVVKAPGAGHTHVHGDHCKHG; translated from the coding sequence ATGAGCAACCCGTTGATCCGTCTCCAGCACGTCGCTGTCACCTTTGCCGGGCAGGCCGTGCTGGACAACATCGAGCTGAGTGTCGAGCCGGGGCAGATCGTCACCCTGATCGGCCCCAACGGCGCCGGCAAGACCACTCTGGTGCGCGCCGTGCTCGGGCTGTTGAAGCCGGACAGCGGCAGCGTCTGGCGCAAGCCGAAGCTGCGCGTCGGCTACATGCCGCAAAAACTGCATGTCGATCCGACCTTGCCGCTGTCGGTGCTGCGCTTCCTGCGTCTGGTGCCCGGTGTAGACCGCCCGCGTGCATTGGCGGCGCTCAAGGAAGTCGGTGCCGAACACGTCATCGACAGCCCGGTGCAAAGCGTTTCCGGGGGTGAGATGCAGCGTGTGCTGCTGGCCCGGGCGCTGCTGCGCGAGCCGGAGCTGTTGGTGCTGGATGAGCCGGTGCAAGGCGTCGATGTCGCCGGGCAAGCCGAGCTGTACAGCCTGATCACCCGCCTGCGCGACCGTCACGGCTGCGGCGTGTTGATGGTGTCCCACGATTTGCACTTGGTGATGAGCACCACCGATCAGGTGGTGTGCCTGAACCGTCACGTCTGTTGCTCCGGGCATCCCGAGCAGGTCAGCGGCGACCCGGCGTTCGTCGAGCTGTTCGGCAAGAACGCGCCGAGCCTGGCGATCTATCACCACCATCACGACCACGCCCACGATCTGCACGGTTCGGTGGTCAAGGCGCCCGGTGCGGGCCACACCCACGTTCACGGAGACCACTGCAAGCATGGCTGA
- a CDS encoding homoserine kinase gives MSVFTPLARPELETFLAPYGLGRLLDFQGIAAGSENTNFFISLEQGEFVLTLVERGPVQEMPFFIDLLDVLHEADLPVPYALRTTDGVALRELKGKPALLQPRLSGKHIKVANAQHCAQVGELQAHLHLATQGERMIKRKTDRGLDWMQEEGTEFLSHLSDEPRALLQKALDEITERKEKILALPRANIHADLFRDNAMFEGTHLTGLIDFYNACSGPMLYDVAIALNDWCSDDDGLIDGPRARAFLGAYAALRPFTAAEAELWPTMLRVACVRFWLSRLIAAEQFAGQDVLIHDPKEFEQRLAQRQQVHTPLPFAL, from the coding sequence ATGTCTGTGTTCACCCCCCTGGCTCGGCCCGAGCTGGAAACCTTTCTCGCCCCTTACGGGCTTGGCCGTCTGCTCGATTTCCAGGGGATCGCCGCCGGCAGCGAAAACACCAATTTCTTTATCAGTCTGGAGCAGGGCGAGTTCGTTCTGACCCTGGTCGAGCGCGGCCCGGTGCAGGAGATGCCGTTCTTCATCGACCTGCTCGACGTGCTGCACGAGGCCGATCTGCCGGTGCCTTACGCACTGCGCACCACCGACGGCGTGGCGCTGCGTGAGCTGAAGGGCAAACCGGCGCTGCTGCAGCCGCGTCTGTCGGGCAAACACATTAAGGTCGCCAACGCCCAGCATTGCGCGCAGGTTGGCGAGTTGCAGGCGCATCTGCACCTGGCGACTCAGGGCGAGCGCATGATCAAGCGCAAGACCGATCGCGGCCTGGACTGGATGCAGGAGGAGGGCACCGAGTTTCTCTCGCACCTGAGCGACGAGCCGCGTGCCTTGTTGCAAAAGGCCCTCGATGAAATCACCGAGCGCAAAGAGAAGATTCTCGCGCTGCCTCGGGCGAACATTCATGCCGACCTGTTTCGCGATAACGCGATGTTCGAAGGCACTCACCTGACCGGGCTGATCGACTTCTACAACGCCTGTTCGGGGCCGATGCTGTACGACGTGGCGATTGCCTTGAATGACTGGTGTTCGGACGATGATGGCCTGATCGACGGCCCACGAGCGCGGGCGTTCCTTGGCGCTTATGCGGCGCTGCGACCATTCACGGCGGCGGAAGCTGAGTTGTGGCCGACGATGCTGCGCGTGGCGTGTGTGCGGTTCTGGCTGTCGCGGTTGATCGCGGCGGAGCAGTTTGCCGGGCAGGACGTGTTGATTCACGATCCGAAGGAATTCGAGCAGCGGCTGGCGCAGCGGCAGCAGGTGCATACACCTCTACCGTTCGCCCTCTAA